In the Nitrospirales bacterium LBB_01 genome, one interval contains:
- a CDS encoding SpoIIE family protein phosphatase has product MDTDTKEPIDDLDDLFVDETEGELKTAKDKWKVIIVDDEPGVHDATILSLMDVVFDDKEIIFLQAYSGTEAKTLIENNPDSAVMLLDVVMETDDAGLQVVKHIRNELNNNLVRIILRTGQPGQAPEDKVIMQYEINDYKSKNELTKQKLFTTMVSALRDYRNLVTIDGTKRGLEQIINAFPTLFELQSMDDIISGILTQLSSLLRLDEGSVYHLDSSFVANKSSKTITIVKGTGAYGQLIGKPAKDVLEPAKYELLLCAETEQRNIFTGNSCVVYFRNKTNLYNMVYIRSHRQLNEIDKNMVEIFCNNISMAFENIEKHKIQESMKLAKDIQMGMLPVNFPDIMEHGIDLYAFMQPAREVGGDLYDFFFINDALMCFVIGDVTDKGVPAAFFMAVTKTLIRAVAKSYTDTGEILRLVNNDLCRDNEKSMFVTLFIGIIDTKTGVCSYSNGGHNPPFIVRHSGEIKPLELSEGIPAGIMEDSEYKSDELTFAAGDAIFLYTDGVTEAMDTENRIFDDDRLIAVLSKNRGKSSKTIVEEVVSALSEFTTGAEQSDDITMLCFNYKPDPKSNL; this is encoded by the coding sequence ATGGACACAGACACTAAAGAGCCAATAGATGACCTTGACGACTTATTTGTTGATGAAACAGAGGGTGAGTTAAAGACAGCAAAAGATAAGTGGAAAGTGATTATAGTTGACGATGAGCCGGGCGTGCATGACGCAACTATTCTTAGCTTAATGGATGTCGTGTTTGATGACAAGGAAATCATTTTTTTGCAGGCCTACTCTGGAACTGAAGCAAAAACCCTTATTGAAAACAATCCCGACAGTGCTGTTATGCTCCTTGATGTTGTCATGGAAACTGATGACGCCGGTCTTCAGGTAGTAAAACATATTCGTAATGAACTGAATAATAATCTTGTCCGTATAATTCTAAGAACCGGTCAACCGGGACAGGCGCCCGAGGACAAGGTCATCATGCAGTATGAAATCAACGACTATAAGTCAAAAAATGAACTTACCAAGCAGAAACTATTTACCACAATGGTCTCAGCCCTGCGTGACTATAGAAATCTGGTCACCATTGACGGCACAAAAAGAGGACTTGAACAGATTATAAACGCATTTCCCACTCTTTTTGAACTTCAGTCAATGGATGATATTATCTCAGGTATTTTGACTCAGCTGTCCTCGCTGTTGAGGCTTGACGAGGGTTCGGTGTATCATCTGGACTCATCCTTTGTTGCAAACAAGAGCTCAAAGACTATAACTATAGTCAAAGGTACCGGAGCTTATGGGCAGCTTATTGGCAAACCAGCAAAAGATGTGTTAGAGCCTGCTAAGTATGAACTTCTTCTTTGTGCCGAAACAGAGCAAAGGAACATTTTTACCGGTAACTCTTGTGTGGTTTATTTTAGAAATAAAACAAACCTCTATAACATGGTCTATATACGCAGTCACAGGCAGCTTAATGAGATAGACAAAAACATGGTAGAAATATTCTGTAACAACATCTCTATGGCTTTTGAAAACATAGAAAAACACAAAATCCAGGAATCCATGAAACTGGCAAAAGATATTCAGATGGGTATGCTGCCTGTAAATTTCCCAGACATCATGGAGCATGGAATTGACCTGTATGCTTTCATGCAGCCTGCACGGGAGGTTGGAGGAGACCTGTATGATTTCTTTTTTATCAACGACGCCCTCATGTGCTTTGTAATTGGGGATGTGACCGACAAGGGAGTTCCAGCAGCGTTCTTTATGGCTGTCACAAAGACGCTAATTCGTGCTGTTGCCAAAAGTTACACCGATACCGGTGAGATTCTCCGGTTAGTCAACAACGATTTGTGCAGAGATAACGAAAAGTCCATGTTCGTAACGCTTTTTATTGGAATTATAGACACAAAAACCGGCGTGTGCTCCTACAGTAACGGCGGACATAACCCTCCCTTCATAGTCAGGCACTCTGGAGAAATTAAACCGCTTGAGCTTAGCGAGGGAATTCCCGCAGGCATTATGGAGGACTCCGAGTACAAATCCGATGAGTTAACTTTTGCCGCAGGAGACGCCATTTTCCTATACACAGACGGCGTCACTGAGGCTATGGACACAGAGAACAGGATTTTTGACGATGACAGGCTTATCGCAGTGCTTAGTAAAAATAGGGGGAAATCGTCAAAAACTATCGTAGAAGAAGTTGTCAGCGCACTTTCAGAGTTTACAACCGGTGCGGAGCAATCCGATGACATCACTATGTTGTGTTTTAATTATAAGCCTGACCCCAAATCCAACTTATAA